In Desulfovibrio oxyclinae DSM 11498, one genomic interval encodes:
- the murG gene encoding undecaprenyldiphospho-muramoylpentapeptide beta-N-acetylglucosaminyltransferase: MTLSRLVITTGGTGGHIFPALAVAHEARRRNPSCSVLFLGGSGPERELAKKADIEFRELPAKGVMGRGVKGILGGIGWLGKGLTRAMGELRRFRPEAVIGFGGYAGFCPVLAAWLLRIPSAVHEQNSYPGVTNRALGRLVKRVFLSFEDKAGMFPATKTRLTGNPVRETIFKAREDDAERPGRHLLVLGGSQGAKPLNDAVVAALPALLKAGITLTHQAGRQDEERVREAYAKAGADPQSVKGFIEDMTEAYRHADMVLARAGASTVFELAAAGKPSALVPFPYATHDHQTANARAIEAAGGSVVVPQPELEQGWLKHNMESMFDSGRLAEMGRNAAGFAKPDAASDIVDGLEAIASSRR, from the coding sequence ATGACGCTCTCCCGGCTCGTGATCACCACCGGCGGCACCGGCGGCCACATCTTTCCCGCGCTTGCCGTGGCGCATGAAGCCAGACGCCGCAATCCCTCCTGCTCCGTGCTGTTCCTCGGCGGCTCCGGCCCAGAGCGGGAACTGGCGAAGAAGGCCGACATCGAATTCCGGGAGCTGCCCGCCAAAGGCGTCATGGGACGCGGCGTAAAAGGCATCCTCGGCGGCATCGGCTGGCTTGGAAAGGGCTTGACCCGCGCCATGGGCGAACTGCGCCGCTTCCGGCCCGAAGCGGTCATCGGTTTCGGCGGCTACGCCGGATTCTGCCCGGTACTGGCGGCATGGCTCCTGCGCATCCCGTCCGCCGTGCACGAGCAGAACAGCTATCCGGGTGTGACCAACCGCGCGCTGGGCCGCTTGGTGAAGCGGGTTTTCCTGTCTTTCGAGGACAAGGCGGGCATGTTCCCCGCCACCAAGACGCGGCTGACCGGCAACCCGGTCCGCGAAACGATTTTCAAAGCACGCGAGGACGACGCCGAGCGCCCGGGACGGCATCTGCTGGTCCTCGGCGGCAGTCAGGGAGCAAAACCCCTGAACGACGCCGTTGTCGCGGCGCTTCCCGCCCTGCTGAAAGCGGGCATTACCCTGACACATCAGGCGGGACGGCAGGATGAGGAACGCGTGCGCGAGGCCTATGCGAAAGCCGGGGCCGATCCACAGAGCGTGAAGGGATTCATCGAAGACATGACCGAGGCTTACCGCCACGCCGATATGGTTCTGGCACGGGCCGGAGCGTCCACGGTCTTCGAACTGGCAGCTGCGGGCAAACCCTCGGCGCTGGTGCCCTTCCCGTACGCGACACACGACCACCAGACCGCCAACGCCCGTGCCATTGAAGCCGCGGGCGGCAGCGTGGTGGTCCCCCAGCCCGAACTGGAACAGGGCTGGCTGAAACACAACATGGAATCGATGTTCGACTCCGGACGACTGGCCGAAATGGGCCGCAACGCCGCCGGGTTCGCAAAGCCGGACGCGGCGTCGGACATCGTGGACGGACTTGAGGCGATCGCCTCAAGCCGCAGATAA
- the ftsW gene encoding putative lipid II flippase FtsW produces MNRKLNARKPAPNNGDMDRWLLTSVMLLVGFGLIMVLSSSGIMAERFHADKYFYFKKQAMFAAGGLVAMYAASRIPRRMIYGLTYFWVFTVAVLLVLCGLTPLGVSAGGASRWLSMGPINIQPMEFAKPALVIYLAYFFAKKQDKVKHFSIGFLPPFVVTGLFCLLLMTQPDFGGAVFLAAILFFMCMVGGTRLSYLVMAGAFGAFAGWQLIASSPYRLKRWTAFLDPFASAQNEGYQLVQSLYAFGSGGLTGQGLGAGKQKLFFLPEAHNDFIMAVAGEELGFIGLSLFFILVGFFLFRAFRVSLRQEDLQDRFTAFGMTLILALGFVLNLAVVLGTVPPKGVAMPFISYGGSSMLASLLCAGMLLNISREASK; encoded by the coding sequence ATGAACCGCAAGCTGAACGCTCGCAAACCCGCCCCCAACAACGGGGACATGGACCGCTGGTTGCTGACCTCGGTCATGTTGCTCGTGGGCTTCGGGCTGATCATGGTGCTGTCTTCCAGCGGCATCATGGCCGAGCGTTTTCATGCGGACAAGTACTTCTATTTCAAGAAGCAGGCGATGTTCGCGGCGGGCGGCCTCGTCGCCATGTACGCCGCAAGCCGTATCCCCCGCAGGATGATTTACGGCCTGACCTATTTCTGGGTGTTCACCGTGGCGGTGCTGCTGGTGCTGTGCGGCCTGACCCCGCTTGGCGTGAGCGCGGGCGGCGCATCCCGCTGGCTCTCCATGGGGCCGATCAACATTCAGCCCATGGAATTCGCCAAGCCCGCGCTGGTGATCTACCTCGCCTACTTCTTCGCCAAGAAGCAGGACAAGGTGAAGCATTTCTCCATCGGTTTCCTGCCGCCGTTCGTGGTCACCGGCCTGTTCTGCCTGCTGCTCATGACGCAGCCGGACTTCGGCGGCGCGGTATTCCTTGCGGCCATCCTGTTCTTCATGTGCATGGTAGGCGGTACCCGCTTGAGCTATCTGGTTATGGCCGGTGCCTTCGGCGCGTTCGCGGGATGGCAGCTCATCGCCTCTTCCCCCTACCGCCTCAAACGCTGGACCGCATTCCTCGACCCGTTCGCCAGCGCACAGAACGAGGGGTACCAGCTCGTGCAGTCGCTCTATGCCTTCGGCTCCGGCGGGCTGACCGGTCAGGGACTCGGCGCTGGAAAGCAGAAACTGTTCTTCCTGCCCGAAGCGCACAACGACTTCATCATGGCCGTGGCCGGCGAGGAGCTCGGTTTCATCGGCCTGAGCCTGTTCTTCATACTGGTTGGCTTCTTCCTGTTCCGCGCCTTCCGCGTATCGCTCAGGCAGGAAGACCTTCAGGACCGCTTCACGGCGTTCGGCATGACCCTGATTCTCGCGCTCGGCTTCGTGCTCAATCTTGCCGTGGTGCTCGGAACCGTGCCGCCCAAGGGCGTGGCCATGCCCTTCATAAGCTACGGCGGTTCCAGCATGCTCGCCTCCCTGCTGTGCGCGGGAATGCTGCTCAATATTTCACGGGAGGCTTCCAAATGA
- the murD gene encoding UDP-N-acetylmuramoyl-L-alanine--D-glutamate ligase, with product MTKIDLTQLEGIRAVVVGAQRSGLAAARFLAAHGARVSLLDRREDLDLSAEGLDGVDIILGPHTPEMFEGADLVVPSPGADVRKIEAMAAVPAERIIAEMELGYANTDIPVLAVTGTNGKTTTTLLCKAMLEAAGKTVFAGGNLGTPLTEFLLEDGKADALVLEISSFQLMHCRDFRPAAAIMLNFSGNHLDWHESMEEYLDAKLRLFANQTSGDVAVLGDSLRQLLADREFTEAQIVWSQCTERFQSPTLPGEHNCANAEAAWQAVKHFGVSMEQATKAVREFPAQPHRIETVGEKGGVTFVNDTKATTFEAVAAAVKTFRKRPVRLLMGGVYKGGDMDALLKALEGRVIRVGLFGGSRDVFEKPLSRYFNVTWDKTMEKAVKRQYSAASRGDVILLSPGTSSFDQYADYKARGEDFRRIFEELED from the coding sequence ATGACGAAGATCGACCTCACACAACTTGAAGGCATCCGGGCCGTGGTCGTGGGCGCACAGCGTTCCGGTCTGGCCGCGGCGCGCTTTCTGGCAGCACATGGAGCGCGGGTCAGCCTGCTGGATCGCCGCGAAGACCTCGATCTTTCCGCGGAAGGACTCGACGGCGTGGACATCATCCTCGGCCCGCACACCCCTGAGATGTTCGAAGGAGCGGATCTCGTGGTCCCCTCTCCGGGCGCGGACGTGCGGAAGATCGAGGCCATGGCCGCTGTCCCGGCTGAACGCATCATCGCGGAGATGGAGCTGGGCTACGCCAATACCGACATCCCCGTGCTGGCGGTGACCGGGACCAACGGCAAGACCACCACCACGCTTCTGTGCAAGGCCATGCTTGAAGCGGCAGGAAAAACGGTCTTTGCCGGCGGCAACCTCGGCACCCCGCTTACGGAATTTCTGCTCGAAGACGGCAAGGCGGATGCCCTGGTATTGGAGATTTCCAGCTTTCAGCTCATGCACTGCCGCGACTTTCGCCCCGCCGCCGCCATCATGCTCAACTTCTCCGGCAACCATCTGGACTGGCACGAGAGCATGGAAGAGTACCTCGACGCCAAGCTGCGGCTGTTCGCCAACCAGACTTCCGGCGACGTTGCAGTGCTGGGCGACTCCCTGCGCCAACTGCTCGCGGACCGCGAGTTCACCGAGGCACAGATCGTCTGGTCTCAATGCACAGAACGGTTCCAGTCCCCGACGCTGCCGGGCGAGCACAACTGCGCCAATGCCGAAGCCGCTTGGCAGGCCGTGAAACACTTCGGCGTAAGCATGGAACAGGCCACCAAGGCCGTCAGGGAGTTTCCGGCCCAGCCCCACCGCATCGAAACCGTGGGGGAAAAGGGCGGCGTGACCTTCGTCAACGACACCAAGGCCACCACCTTCGAGGCCGTGGCTGCGGCGGTAAAAACCTTTCGCAAACGCCCGGTGCGCCTGCTCATGGGCGGCGTTTACAAGGGCGGCGACATGGACGCCCTGCTGAAAGCGCTGGAAGGACGCGTGATCCGCGTGGGCCTGTTCGGCGGCTCGCGCGACGTGTTTGAAAAGCCCCTGTCCCGCTACTTCAACGTGACGTGGGACAAGACGATGGAGAAGGCCGTGAAGCGCCAGTATTCCGCCGCATCCCGCGGTGACGTGATACTGCTCTCGCCCGGCACGTCGAGCTTTGACCAGTACGCAGACTACAAGGCGCGCGGAGAGGACTTCCGCCGCATCTTCGAGGAGCTGGAGGACTAG
- the mraY gene encoding phospho-N-acetylmuramoyl-pentapeptide-transferase: MIFNLLYPLSTEIGVFNVFRYITFRSVWALLTALIISIVFGPMMIRWLQRIKCGQSIQSEVAAHKCKQGTPTMGGVMIIFSVLVSTLFWADLTNHYVWLALLVFTGFGAVGFADDYIKVVKKRNLGLSAKAKFLGQLLVAGAAIAVLIHEPTYSTKLAVPFFKDITPDLGWFYLPFAVVVMVGASNAVNLTDGLDGLAIGPMVVAMACFAIFVYISGHAAFAEYLSVPLLPGIGEVTVFCGAMVGAGLGFLWFNAYPAQVFMGDVGSLALGGALGFVAVLAKQELLLIIVGGVFVFETLSVILQVGYFKMTGGKRIFRMAPLHHHFELKGIPESKIIIRFWIFSILMALTALSTLKLR, translated from the coding sequence ATGATTTTCAACCTGCTCTACCCGCTCAGCACGGAAATCGGCGTTTTCAACGTCTTCCGGTACATCACCTTCCGTTCGGTCTGGGCGCTGCTCACCGCGCTGATCATTTCCATAGTATTCGGTCCCATGATGATCCGCTGGCTGCAGCGCATCAAGTGCGGCCAGTCCATCCAGAGCGAGGTGGCGGCCCACAAGTGCAAGCAGGGCACCCCGACCATGGGTGGCGTCATGATCATCTTCAGCGTGCTCGTCAGCACCCTGTTCTGGGCGGACCTCACCAACCACTACGTATGGCTGGCACTGCTGGTCTTCACCGGCTTCGGCGCGGTGGGCTTCGCAGATGACTACATCAAGGTGGTCAAGAAACGGAACCTCGGCCTCTCCGCCAAGGCGAAATTTCTCGGCCAGCTGCTCGTGGCGGGCGCGGCCATCGCCGTCCTCATCCACGAACCCACCTACTCCACCAAACTGGCGGTGCCCTTCTTCAAGGACATCACCCCGGATCTGGGCTGGTTCTACCTGCCCTTTGCCGTGGTGGTCATGGTGGGCGCGAGCAACGCGGTGAACCTCACGGACGGTCTGGACGGGCTCGCCATCGGCCCCATGGTGGTAGCCATGGCCTGCTTCGCCATCTTCGTCTACATCTCCGGCCACGCCGCCTTTGCGGAATACCTCTCCGTCCCGCTGCTGCCAGGCATCGGCGAGGTGACGGTCTTCTGCGGCGCCATGGTGGGAGCCGGACTCGGCTTCCTCTGGTTCAACGCCTATCCCGCGCAAGTATTTATGGGCGACGTGGGTTCGCTGGCCCTTGGCGGCGCGCTGGGCTTCGTGGCGGTCCTCGCCAAGCAGGAACTGCTGCTGATCATCGTCGGCGGTGTCTTCGTCTTCGAGACCCTCTCGGTCATCCTGCAGGTGGGCTACTTCAAGATGACGGGCGGCAAGCGGATCTTCCGCATGGCCCCCCTGCACCACCATTTCGAACTCAAGGGGATTCCGGAATCCAAGATCATCATCCGGTTCTGGATCTTCTCCATACTGATGGCGCTCACCGCGCTGTCCACACTCAAGCTGAGGTAG
- a CDS encoding UDP-N-acetylmuramoyl-tripeptide--D-alanyl-D-alanine ligase — translation MRLTLADIEQCLGIGADVTDTPVTGVCTDSRTVQKGDLFVCIDGEHFDGHEFAAKAAEAGACAVIASRMLELRDTPVFMVRDTVNALGRIAACWREKCEAKLVAVTGSAGKTTIKELLALACSNRYRVAKNYRNLNNQIGLPLSMLRASCDEDLWIMELGISHTGDMDELGMVARPDVAVIANIGPAHLEGLGDISGVAQAKAALLKYLRDGGEAIVSNDYFELWEAAQKIIPSPTSFSTLAGKTGFTCCFLGAGPEGEGRFRLTTPEEEHEFQAPVCGDHIAENLAAVAAACHALDVPAEDVVWAAQHFKADAQRFCTRQAGCFTLIDDTYNANPLSMRRSIETARCIAADRPLVLVLGDMRELGPGANAAHEELGRLIAETTPAAVFWRGEHAADVKRGFAGLSDIDDTEGFISQWNTLGLTDAVVLFKGSRSMNMEDFSRALAAKLEGDAA, via the coding sequence GTGAGACTGACCCTTGCCGACATAGAACAGTGCCTCGGCATCGGCGCCGACGTGACCGACACTCCCGTGACCGGCGTGTGCACCGACTCCCGCACCGTGCAGAAGGGCGACCTGTTCGTCTGCATTGATGGCGAGCACTTCGACGGACACGAATTCGCGGCCAAGGCCGCGGAAGCCGGTGCCTGCGCCGTGATCGCCTCCCGCATGCTGGAACTGCGCGATACCCCGGTTTTCATGGTTCGCGACACCGTGAACGCCCTGGGCAGAATCGCCGCGTGCTGGCGCGAGAAGTGCGAGGCCAAACTCGTGGCCGTCACCGGCTCCGCAGGCAAGACCACCATCAAGGAGCTGCTCGCGCTGGCCTGCTCGAACCGCTACCGGGTCGCCAAGAACTACCGCAACCTCAACAACCAGATCGGCCTGCCGCTCTCCATGCTGCGCGCCTCCTGCGACGAGGACCTGTGGATCATGGAACTTGGCATCAGCCACACCGGAGACATGGACGAGCTGGGCATGGTCGCGCGCCCCGACGTTGCGGTCATCGCCAACATCGGCCCCGCGCACCTTGAAGGCCTCGGAGATATTTCCGGGGTGGCACAGGCCAAGGCCGCACTGCTCAAATACCTGCGTGACGGCGGTGAAGCCATCGTCAGCAATGATTATTTCGAACTCTGGGAAGCCGCGCAGAAGATCATCCCGTCCCCCACAAGCTTCTCCACGCTGGCGGGCAAGACCGGCTTCACCTGCTGTTTCCTCGGCGCGGGGCCGGAAGGCGAAGGCCGTTTCCGGCTCACCACGCCCGAGGAGGAGCACGAATTTCAGGCCCCGGTCTGCGGTGACCACATCGCGGAAAACCTCGCGGCGGTGGCCGCTGCATGTCACGCACTGGACGTCCCGGCCGAAGACGTGGTCTGGGCGGCGCAGCATTTCAAGGCCGATGCGCAGCGCTTCTGCACCCGTCAGGCGGGCTGCTTCACCCTCATCGACGACACCTACAACGCGAACCCCTTGTCCATGCGCCGCTCCATCGAGACAGCCCGCTGCATTGCTGCGGATCGCCCCCTCGTGCTGGTGCTCGGCGACATGCGTGAACTCGGTCCCGGCGCAAACGCGGCACACGAAGAACTCGGACGGCTCATCGCCGAGACCACTCCCGCCGCCGTGTTCTGGCGCGGCGAGCACGCCGCCGACGTAAAGCGCGGCTTTGCCGGCCTCTCGGACATTGATGATACCGAGGGCTTTATCTCGCAGTGGAATACCCTTGGCCTCACGGACGCGGTGGTGCTCTTCAAGGGTTCCCGATCCATGAACATGGAAGACTTTTCCCGCGCCCTCGCGGCCAAACTGGAAGGAGACGCGGCATGA
- a CDS encoding UDP-N-acetylmuramoyl-L-alanyl-D-glutamate--2,6-diaminopimelate ligase — MFLFSSSPRLAKERTGLMNFAQLAKLVRKGLPVHTDSRNVKEGDCFVAMPGTTVRGIDFIPMALYNGASCIVAAEADRDVIGPEVEDKAAVCYVPDTADALGELAAEAFGTNDIQMKTVGITGTNGKTTTSYIVEHLLSASGLIPGVLGTVSYRWPGFSVDAKLTTPDCWAIHELMANMGQADVDAVVMEVSSHALEQKRVAGIDFDVAVFTNLTQDHLDYHGSMERYFESKAKLFTEYPAEGKCCVINHDDHYGRRLLGMCENVVGYGLGEPVQDIPSLCGRIKESTVKGLVLECSWKGKSWEIRSPLVGEHNALNLLAAQAVGICLGLGCKDFRKLDEFKGVPGRLERVENELNLDIFIDYAHTPDALMNVQKTLKALDFSRLITVFGCGGDRDRTKRPLMAEAVARFADVAVLTSDNPRTEDPEAIMRDAEPGLEGCPHVIREADRTEGIRKAILEMRDGDVLLIAGKGHESYQEIGTERIDYHDSRAVMAAIAEAKQ, encoded by the coding sequence ATGTTTTTGTTCTCCAGCTCTCCTAGACTCGCCAAGGAGCGAACCGGCCTCATGAATTTCGCACAGCTGGCCAAGCTGGTCCGAAAGGGCCTGCCCGTGCATACCGACTCCCGCAATGTCAAGGAAGGGGACTGCTTCGTCGCCATGCCCGGCACCACCGTGCGCGGCATCGATTTCATACCCATGGCCCTTTACAACGGCGCAAGCTGCATCGTGGCGGCAGAAGCCGATCGCGACGTCATCGGCCCCGAAGTGGAAGACAAGGCCGCCGTCTGCTACGTCCCCGACACCGCCGACGCCCTCGGCGAACTGGCGGCGGAAGCGTTCGGCACCAACGATATCCAGATGAAGACCGTGGGCATCACCGGCACCAACGGCAAGACCACCACCAGCTACATCGTGGAACACCTGCTGTCCGCGTCCGGACTCATCCCCGGCGTGCTCGGCACGGTCTCCTACCGCTGGCCCGGATTCTCCGTTGACGCCAAGCTTACCACGCCCGACTGCTGGGCCATTCACGAACTCATGGCCAACATGGGTCAGGCCGACGTGGACGCCGTGGTCATGGAAGTATCCTCCCACGCTCTTGAACAGAAGCGCGTGGCTGGCATCGACTTCGACGTTGCCGTGTTCACCAACCTCACGCAGGACCATCTGGACTACCACGGCAGCATGGAACGCTACTTCGAGTCCAAGGCAAAGCTTTTCACGGAGTATCCGGCCGAGGGCAAATGCTGCGTCATCAACCACGATGACCATTACGGGCGCCGCCTGTTGGGCATGTGCGAGAACGTCGTGGGCTACGGTCTCGGCGAACCCGTGCAGGACATCCCCAGCCTGTGCGGTCGCATCAAGGAGAGCACGGTCAAGGGACTGGTGCTCGAATGCTCGTGGAAGGGCAAGAGCTGGGAGATCCGCTCTCCCCTCGTTGGCGAACACAACGCGCTGAACCTGCTGGCGGCGCAGGCTGTGGGCATCTGCCTCGGCCTCGGCTGCAAAGACTTCCGCAAGCTCGACGAGTTCAAGGGAGTCCCCGGACGGCTGGAACGCGTGGAAAACGAACTGAACCTCGACATATTCATCGACTACGCCCATACGCCCGACGCTCTCATGAACGTGCAGAAGACCCTCAAGGCGCTTGATTTCAGCCGCCTGATCACGGTTTTCGGCTGCGGCGGCGACCGCGACAGGACCAAGCGTCCGCTCATGGCGGAAGCCGTGGCCCGGTTCGCCGACGTTGCCGTGCTGACATCCGACAACCCGCGTACCGAAGACCCCGAAGCCATCATGCGCGACGCCGAGCCCGGCCTTGAAGGCTGCCCGCACGTGATTCGCGAGGCGGACCGCACCGAAGGCATCCGCAAGGCCATTCTCGAAATGCGCGACGGCGACGTGCTGCTCATCGCGGGCAAGGGCCACGAGAGCTATCAGGAAATCGGCACCGAGCGCATCGACTATCACGACAGCCGCGCGGTCATGGCCGCCATAGCGGAGGCGAAGCAGTGA
- a CDS encoding penicillin-binding transpeptidase domain-containing protein, with translation MTGRNGAKKEFSKPKIIIVMVLFGLVLSALWVRAGWVQLHEGEALERMASRQSLASELEFGRRGRIFDRNGTLLASSAEARSVFANPRKVRDPEKTAHQLRRLLGVSFPRIHKRLASDRQFVWIKRQVTDRQAAAVRKARIPGVRMASEFTRLYPNGPLAGQVLGFTGIDGKGLEGIESEFEKRLAPGKARFVVQRDASGRRLYLNDQGEVVDIDGLDVTLTIDARVQHAAEEALYRAIEKHEAKAGIVIAADVKTGDILAMANYPFFNPNIYSRTRPADRRNRAVLDLYEPGSTLKPILFAAAIEEGVIEPNTLIDCENGRWRVGRKVIRDHKYARWLPARKVLRYSSNIGCAKIGQMLGADAYYSYLVKLGFLERPEARLPAMRSGMLRPPEKWTEVDQAAISFGQGISSTALQLMEAYMCIAAGGETRSLRLVQTPDSPASRSGERIFSRQTAATVLKLMEEVVEKDGTGRRARIPGIAMAGKTGTAQKAVRGGYGDKYMSSFVGMVPAEDPELLILCMVDEPEGIDYGGIVAAPVVRSVLVETLALRGQLPDAHAVRLARKNSPETEVVEPTPESVRAVLPAPVILAPGTRIPDVKGMPLRRALEVFLKKGIVPAVRGDGMTVTGQTPAPGEPWPEPEEEARDDVFVLQLS, from the coding sequence ATGACTGGACGCAACGGCGCGAAAAAAGAATTCAGCAAGCCGAAGATCATCATCGTCATGGTGCTCTTCGGCCTTGTGCTGTCCGCGCTTTGGGTCCGGGCCGGCTGGGTGCAGCTGCACGAGGGGGAAGCCCTCGAACGCATGGCATCCCGCCAGAGCCTCGCCTCCGAACTGGAATTCGGACGCCGGGGACGCATCTTCGACAGAAACGGCACCCTTTTGGCCTCCAGCGCCGAGGCGCGCAGCGTCTTCGCCAATCCCCGCAAGGTGCGCGACCCGGAAAAGACCGCCCATCAGCTGAGGCGCCTGCTCGGCGTATCCTTCCCCAGAATCCACAAGCGCCTCGCCTCGGACCGGCAGTTCGTCTGGATCAAGCGGCAGGTCACGGACCGTCAGGCCGCGGCCGTGCGCAAAGCCAGGATTCCCGGCGTTCGCATGGCCTCTGAGTTCACCAGACTGTACCCCAACGGCCCGCTGGCCGGACAGGTGCTCGGCTTCACGGGCATCGACGGCAAAGGGCTGGAAGGCATTGAGAGCGAATTCGAAAAACGCCTCGCTCCGGGCAAGGCCCGCTTCGTGGTTCAGCGCGACGCCTCCGGCCGCAGGCTCTACCTGAACGATCAGGGTGAAGTGGTGGATATCGACGGTCTTGACGTGACCCTGACCATCGACGCACGCGTGCAGCACGCTGCCGAGGAAGCCCTCTATCGCGCCATAGAAAAGCACGAGGCCAAGGCCGGAATCGTCATCGCGGCAGACGTGAAGACCGGTGATATCCTCGCCATGGCCAACTATCCGTTCTTCAACCCGAACATTTACTCCCGCACCCGCCCCGCGGACAGGCGCAACCGCGCGGTGCTGGATCTGTACGAACCGGGTTCCACCCTCAAGCCCATCCTCTTCGCCGCGGCGATCGAGGAAGGCGTCATCGAGCCCAACACGCTCATCGACTGCGAAAACGGCCGCTGGCGCGTGGGCCGAAAGGTCATCCGCGACCATAAATACGCTCGCTGGCTCCCGGCCCGCAAGGTGCTGCGATATTCCAGCAACATCGGCTGCGCCAAGATCGGCCAGATGCTCGGAGCGGACGCCTACTACTCGTACCTCGTGAAGCTCGGTTTTCTCGAACGGCCCGAGGCCAGACTCCCGGCCATGCGATCGGGCATGTTGCGCCCCCCGGAGAAGTGGACGGAAGTGGATCAGGCCGCCATCTCGTTCGGTCAAGGCATCAGCTCCACGGCCCTGCAGCTCATGGAGGCCTACATGTGCATAGCCGCAGGCGGAGAAACCCGCTCCCTGCGTCTGGTGCAAACCCCCGACAGCCCGGCTTCGCGCTCGGGCGAACGCATTTTCAGCCGTCAGACCGCCGCCACCGTGCTCAAGCTCATGGAAGAAGTGGTGGAAAAAGACGGCACCGGCCGGCGCGCCCGCATCCCCGGCATCGCCATGGCGGGCAAGACCGGAACGGCGCAGAAGGCCGTTCGCGGCGGGTACGGGGACAAGTACATGTCCTCATTTGTAGGCATGGTCCCGGCCGAGGACCCCGAGCTGCTCATCCTCTGCATGGTTGACGAGCCCGAAGGCATCGACTACGGCGGCATCGTGGCCGCGCCGGTGGTTCGCTCCGTGCTCGTGGAGACACTGGCGCTTCGCGGTCAGCTTCCCGACGCCCACGCCGTGCGACTGGCGCGGAAGAATTCCCCCGAAACCGAGGTGGTTGAGCCCACCCCGGAGTCGGTCCGCGCCGTGCTCCCGGCTCCCGTCATACTGGCGCCCGGCACACGCATCCCGGATGTGAAAGGCATGCCCCTGCGGCGCGCCCTGGAAGTATTTCTGAAAAAAGGCATCGTTCCCGCCGTGCGCGGGGACGGCATGACTGTCACCGGCCAGACGCCCGCCCCCGGCGAGCCGTGGCCCGAACCCGAAGAGGAGGCTCGGGATGATGTTTTTGTTCTCCAGCTCTCCTAG
- the rsmH gene encoding 16S rRNA (cytosine(1402)-N(4))-methyltransferase RsmH: MSDPGDRHATVLLQETIEWLRPRPQGRYLDGTLGMGGHSKAILEAAAGKAELLGLDRDEEALDLAARRLAEFSGKTHLYHLPFSRFEDALDDLGWDRLDGAVLDLGVSSLQLDEADRGFSFIREGPLDMRMDTASGMPPAKALVNTMSHGDLARIIRQYGEDPMAGKIASAILKEREKEPIETTLRLASIVERAYPPKMRATSRTHPATRTFQGLRIAVNRELEELSTFLETIAARLNPGARVAIISFHSLEDRAVKRAFREAARSCVCPKHQPLCTCEGVAKFRVLTKKPVLPTEEEMAVNTRSRSAKLRVAERLGPDGKTA; this comes from the coding sequence ATGAGCGACCCCGGCGACAGACACGCAACGGTACTGCTTCAGGAGACCATCGAGTGGCTCAGACCCCGTCCTCAGGGCAGATACTTGGACGGAACGCTCGGAATGGGCGGACACTCGAAAGCCATTCTGGAAGCCGCGGCGGGCAAGGCCGAGCTTCTGGGACTGGACCGGGACGAGGAAGCCCTCGACCTGGCCGCCCGCAGACTGGCGGAGTTCTCCGGCAAGACGCATCTGTACCACCTGCCCTTCAGCCGTTTCGAGGACGCCCTCGACGACCTCGGCTGGGACAGGCTGGACGGAGCGGTTCTCGACCTCGGAGTGTCGAGTCTCCAGCTCGACGAGGCTGATAGAGGATTCAGCTTCATCCGCGAAGGACCGCTGGATATGCGCATGGACACGGCGAGCGGCATGCCGCCCGCCAAGGCGTTGGTCAACACCATGAGCCACGGGGACCTCGCCCGGATCATCCGACAATACGGCGAAGACCCCATGGCAGGCAAGATTGCCAGCGCGATACTGAAAGAGAGGGAGAAGGAACCGATCGAGACCACGCTCAGGCTGGCCTCCATCGTGGAACGGGCTTACCCGCCGAAGATGCGGGCCACCTCCCGGACCCATCCTGCCACCCGGACCTTTCAGGGACTGCGAATAGCGGTCAACAGGGAATTGGAGGAACTCTCCACGTTTTTGGAAACCATAGCCGCGCGCCTCAATCCCGGTGCCAGAGTGGCGATCATTTCGTTCCACTCCCTTGAAGACCGGGCCGTGAAGCGGGCCTTCCGGGAAGCCGCACGATCGTGCGTCTGCCCGAAGCATCAGCCCCTTTGCACTTGCGAGGGCGTGGCAAAGTTCCGGGTGCTGACCAAAAAACCCGTCCTCCCCACAGAAGAGGAGATGGCGGTAAACACGCGAAGCAGGAGCGCCAAGCTCCGGGTCGCGGAGAGGTTGGGGCCCGACGGGAAAACCGCATGA